One Sphingobacteriales bacterium DNA window includes the following coding sequences:
- a CDS encoding rhomboid family intramembrane serine protease — protein sequence MNYYRPGSFQILPPVVKNLLIINILFFVATFTLGRFGIDLIDLFGLHYFGSEKFRPFQFFTYMFMHGGFSHILFNMFALWMFGYAIENFWGPKRFLIYYLVTGIGAALIHYGVFYLEIAHLLNPINDFLNEPSNPDFQQRVAEVLAPYYHVSGLDISRSLTAADVSVDMVESFKTELLNTPVVVGASGAVFGILLAFGMMFPNSPIYIYFLFPIKAKYFVILYGVLELFTGISRMGESNIAHFAHIGGMLFGFILLKYWKVRRLN from the coding sequence ATGAATTATTACCGTCCCGGAAGTTTTCAGATTTTACCCCCTGTTGTTAAAAACCTATTGATTATCAATATACTGTTTTTTGTTGCAACCTTTACGCTTGGACGTTTTGGTATAGACCTGATTGACCTCTTTGGCCTTCATTATTTTGGCTCTGAAAAGTTCAGGCCTTTCCAGTTTTTCACCTATATGTTCATGCATGGAGGGTTTTCTCATATTCTTTTCAACATGTTTGCCTTGTGGATGTTTGGGTATGCCATAGAAAACTTCTGGGGGCCCAAACGTTTCCTCATTTATTATCTCGTTACGGGTATTGGTGCTGCGCTGATACATTATGGCGTTTTTTACCTTGAAATTGCCCATTTGCTCAATCCCATCAACGATTTTCTTAATGAGCCTTCCAATCCTGATTTTCAGCAGAGAGTAGCGGAAGTACTTGCTCCATATTATCATGTTTCAGGCCTTGATATCAGCAGAAGCCTGACCGCAGCAGATGTATCGGTTGATATGGTGGAAAGTTTCAAAACCGAATTGCTGAATACTCCTGTGGTGGTGGGCGCTTCGGGTGCAGTTTTCGGTATTTTGCTTGCCTTCGGTATGATGTTTCCCAATTCCCCAATTTATATCTACTTCCTGTTTCCTATCAAAGCAAAATATTTTGTCATCCTTTACGGAGTCCTCGAATTGTTTACAGGCATTTCACGTATGGGAGAAAGCAACATTGCACACTTTGCCCATATCGGTGGTATGCTTTTCGGTTTTATTTTGCTGAAATACTGGAAAGTGAGGCGGCTGAATTGA